Proteins from one Fragaria vesca subsp. vesca linkage group LG6, FraVesHawaii_1.0, whole genome shotgun sequence genomic window:
- the LOC101303243 gene encoding uncharacterized protein LOC101303243 isoform 2 gives MGYLSKAAAAATASLFLTLFLVSHQTKAQDFNSLLHNNNATNADEVVVARKLAGDPEFNCQKYGRPDKSYLKYRWQPSSCSLPRFNGLNLLQQWRGKKIMFVGDSLSLNQWQSLSCMIHSWVPNSKYIFSPFRNGIASVTFQDYGVQMLLYHTTYLVDLDSEKVGRVLKLGSIRGGNAWRGMDVLIFDTWHWWTHTGRTQPFDYIQDGGKLYKDMNRLVAFYKGLTTWARWVDRNVDPSKTKVFFQGISPIHYEGKDWNQPSRSCKGETTPYSGTSYPAGIPQSWVVVNKVLSRIKKPVYLLDITYLSQLRKEAHPSVYSGQHSGTDCSHWCLPGLPDTWNDLFYGALFG, from the exons ATGGGTTACCTATCCAAAGCTGCAGCAGCTGCAACTGCTTCTCTGTTTTTAACTCTGTTTCTGGTTTCCCACCAAACAAAAGCACAAGATTTCAATTCCTTGTTGCACAATAACAATGCTACAAACGCAGACGAAGTAGTAGTAGCTAGAAAACTTGCAGGAG ATCCAGAATTCAACTGCCAGAAGTATGGCCGCCCTGATAAATCTTATCTCAAATATCGATGGCAGCCTTCTTCTTGTTCACTCCCCAG GTTTAATGGGTTGAATCTGTTGCAGCAATGGAGAGGGAAGAAGATTATGTTTGTTGGTGATTCACTGAGTTTGAACCAGTGGCAATCCCTATCATGTATGATTCATTCTTGGGTACCAAACTCCAAGTACATTTTCAGCCCTTTCAGAAATGGCATAGCTTCAGTCACATTCCAG GACTATGGTGTTCAGATGCTACTATACCACACAACCTACTTGGTCGATCTTGATAGCGAGAAGGTTGGAAGAGTGTTGAAGCTCGGCTCCATCAGGGGCGGTAACGCCTGGAGAGGCATGGACGTCCTGATCTTTGACACATGGCATTGGTGGACTCACACCGGAAGAACTCAACC ATTTGACTATATACAAGATGGGGGTAAATTGTACAAAGATATGAATCGTCTGGTGGCATTTTACAAAGGACTGACCACTTGGGCAAGATGGGTCGACCGGAATGTTGATCCTTCCAAGACCAAGGTCTTCTTCCAAGGCATCTCTCCCATTCATTACGA GGGCAAGGACTGGAATCAACCATCAAGGTCATGCAAAGGTGAAACAACACCATACTCAGGGACAAGCTACCCAGCAGGGATACCCCAGTCTTGGGTAGTTGTTAACAAAGTTTTAAGTAGGATTAAGAAACCAGTTTATCTTCTTGACATTACATACCTCTCACAACTGCGTAAAGAAGCGCACCCTTCTGTTTATAGCGGCCAGCATTCCGGCACAGACTGCAGCCATTGGTGTCTTCCGGGACTTCCAGATACTTGGAATGACTTGTTTTATGGGGCTCTGTTTGGTTAA
- the LOC101303243 gene encoding uncharacterized protein LOC101303243 isoform 1: protein MGYLSKAAAAATASLFLTLFLVSHQTKAQDFNSLLHNNNATNADEVVVARKLAGGKCNWFRGSWVYDASYNPHYDSNCPFIDPEFNCQKYGRPDKSYLKYRWQPSSCSLPRFNGLNLLQQWRGKKIMFVGDSLSLNQWQSLSCMIHSWVPNSKYIFSPFRNGIASVTFQDYGVQMLLYHTTYLVDLDSEKVGRVLKLGSIRGGNAWRGMDVLIFDTWHWWTHTGRTQPFDYIQDGGKLYKDMNRLVAFYKGLTTWARWVDRNVDPSKTKVFFQGISPIHYEGKDWNQPSRSCKGETTPYSGTSYPAGIPQSWVVVNKVLSRIKKPVYLLDITYLSQLRKEAHPSVYSGQHSGTDCSHWCLPGLPDTWNDLFYGALFG from the exons ATGGGTTACCTATCCAAAGCTGCAGCAGCTGCAACTGCTTCTCTGTTTTTAACTCTGTTTCTGGTTTCCCACCAAACAAAAGCACAAGATTTCAATTCCTTGTTGCACAATAACAATGCTACAAACGCAGACGAAGTAGTAGTAGCTAGAAAACTTGCAGGAGGTAAGTGCAACTGGTTCAGAGGCTCATGGGTTTACGACGCTTCGTATAATCCTCACTACGATTCCAACTGCCCCTTCATAGATCCAGAATTCAACTGCCAGAAGTATGGCCGCCCTGATAAATCTTATCTCAAATATCGATGGCAGCCTTCTTCTTGTTCACTCCCCAG GTTTAATGGGTTGAATCTGTTGCAGCAATGGAGAGGGAAGAAGATTATGTTTGTTGGTGATTCACTGAGTTTGAACCAGTGGCAATCCCTATCATGTATGATTCATTCTTGGGTACCAAACTCCAAGTACATTTTCAGCCCTTTCAGAAATGGCATAGCTTCAGTCACATTCCAG GACTATGGTGTTCAGATGCTACTATACCACACAACCTACTTGGTCGATCTTGATAGCGAGAAGGTTGGAAGAGTGTTGAAGCTCGGCTCCATCAGGGGCGGTAACGCCTGGAGAGGCATGGACGTCCTGATCTTTGACACATGGCATTGGTGGACTCACACCGGAAGAACTCAACC ATTTGACTATATACAAGATGGGGGTAAATTGTACAAAGATATGAATCGTCTGGTGGCATTTTACAAAGGACTGACCACTTGGGCAAGATGGGTCGACCGGAATGTTGATCCTTCCAAGACCAAGGTCTTCTTCCAAGGCATCTCTCCCATTCATTACGA GGGCAAGGACTGGAATCAACCATCAAGGTCATGCAAAGGTGAAACAACACCATACTCAGGGACAAGCTACCCAGCAGGGATACCCCAGTCTTGGGTAGTTGTTAACAAAGTTTTAAGTAGGATTAAGAAACCAGTTTATCTTCTTGACATTACATACCTCTCACAACTGCGTAAAGAAGCGCACCCTTCTGTTTATAGCGGCCAGCATTCCGGCACAGACTGCAGCCATTGGTGTCTTCCGGGACTTCCAGATACTTGGAATGACTTGTTTTATGGGGCTCTGTTTGGTTAA